A DNA window from Maribellus comscasis contains the following coding sequences:
- the gap gene encoding type I glyceraldehyde-3-phosphate dehydrogenase translates to MIKIGINGFGRIGRFVFRQAVAKGTVQVVAINDLIDVDYMAYMLKYDSTHGRFDGTVEVKDGKLIVNGNEIRVTAERNPADINWGAVGAEYVVESTGLFLTKEKAQGHIDAGAKKVVMSAPSKDDTPMFVMGVNNKSYTNEMAFVSNASCTTNCLAPVAKVLNDKFGIKEGLMTTVHATTATQKTVDGPSMKDWRGGRGAGQNIIPSSTGAAKAVGKVIPELNGKLTGMAFRVPTPDVSVVDLTVTLEKGASYEEICAAMKEASEGELKGILGYTEDAVVSNDFVGDVRTSIFDAGAGISLTPNFVKVVSWYDNEMGYSAKVCELIEYMDSVK, encoded by the coding sequence ATGATTAAAATAGGTATTAACGGTTTTGGAAGAATTGGCCGTTTTGTTTTCCGTCAGGCAGTTGCCAAAGGGACAGTACAGGTAGTAGCTATCAACGACCTTATTGACGTTGATTATATGGCATACATGCTAAAATATGATTCTACTCATGGCAGATTTGATGGTACTGTTGAAGTAAAAGACGGCAAACTGATTGTAAACGGTAATGAAATCCGCGTTACCGCCGAACGAAACCCTGCTGATATTAACTGGGGTGCTGTAGGTGCTGAATACGTTGTTGAATCAACAGGATTATTCCTTACAAAAGAAAAAGCACAGGGTCACATCGACGCTGGTGCAAAAAAAGTTGTAATGTCAGCTCCTTCAAAAGACGATACTCCGATGTTCGTTATGGGTGTAAACAATAAATCGTACACCAACGAAATGGCTTTTGTTTCAAACGCTTCTTGTACCACAAACTGTCTGGCTCCTGTAGCTAAAGTACTAAATGACAAATTCGGTATAAAAGAAGGTTTGATGACTACTGTTCACGCTACAACTGCGACTCAGAAAACTGTTGACGGTCCTTCTATGAAAGACTGGAGAGGTGGTCGTGGTGCCGGCCAAAATATTATTCCTTCTTCTACTGGTGCGGCTAAAGCTGTAGGTAAAGTTATTCCTGAATTGAATGGAAAACTTACTGGTATGGCGTTCCGTGTTCCAACTCCAGACGTATCAGTTGTTGATTTAACTGTTACCTTGGAAAAAGGTGCTTCTTATGAAGAAATTTGCGCGGCAATGAAAGAAGCTTCTGAAGGCGAATTAAAAGGAATTCTTGGATACACTGAAGATGCAGTTGTTTCTAATGATTTTGTTGGTGATGTACGCACTTCTATCTTCGATGCAGGCGCTGGTATTTCATTGACTCCTAACTTTGTAAAAGTCGTTTCCTGGTACGATAATGAAATGGGGT